One segment of Triticum aestivum cultivar Chinese Spring chromosome 2A, IWGSC CS RefSeq v2.1, whole genome shotgun sequence DNA contains the following:
- the LOC123185746 gene encoding uncharacterized protein, whose amino-acid sequence MEEEHQGSATAQRHMADRGVPGENTEGRSATNCWTLQEERPRKDPHWTLQEERPRKDPQMESKQITFKEEQFLSMSQEELILNDTFSFTALLQFDIIYKVKETYYSVLYTNDTVHTMNKY is encoded by the exons ATGGAAGAGGAGCATCAAGGCTCAGCAACAGCACAAAGACACATGGCAGATAGGGGTGTACCTGGAGAGAACACAGAGGGGAGATCTGCCACTAATTGCTGGACTCTACAGGAAGAACGTCCAAGAAAGGATCCACACTGGACTCTACAGGAAGAACGTCCAAGAAAGGATCCACAG ATGGAAAGCAAGCAGATAACATTCAAAGAGGAGCAATTTCTCTCAATGTCACAAGAAGAATTGATCCTAAAT GATACATTTTCATTCACTGCGCTTCTACAATTTGACATTATATACAAGGTAAAAGAGACCTACTACTCTGTACTATACACAAACGACACTGTTCATACAATGAACAAATATTAA
- the LOC123189868 gene encoding uncharacterized protein — translation MHLWPSLRIRDSFKHAYLEKLEFNLAHKKRAQGQGQGRQGQDGDEAPLLEGRSSSMVATAFELACDAAMLLSCCCCCFCCGACGGEEDDPLTAR, via the exons ATGCACCTGTGGCCGTCGCTCCGGATCCGGGACTCGTTCAAGCACGCCTACCTGGAGAAGCTTGAGTTCAACCTCGCCCACAAGAAGCGCGCGCAGGGGCAGGGGCAAGGGCGGCAGGGCCAGGACGGGGACGAGGCGCCTCTGCTCGAGGGCCGCTCGTCGTCGATGGTGGCCACCGCGTTCGAGCTCGCCTGCGACGCCGCCATGCTCCTTTCGTGCTGCTGTTGCTGCTTCTGCTGCGGCG CTTGTGGTGGTGAGGAGGACGATCCTCTAACAGCTCGTTGA
- the LOC100127063 gene encoding aquaporin PIP2-5 — protein MAKDIEAAPPGGEYAAKDYSDPPPAPLFDAEELTKWSLYRAVIAEFVATLLFLYITVATVIGYKHQADPAGPNAADAACSGVGILGIAWAFGGMIFVLVYCTAGVSGGHINPAVTFGLFLARKVSLVRALLYIIAQCLGAICGVGLVKGFQSAFYVRYGGGANELSSGFSKGTGLAAEIIGTFVLVYTVFSATDPKRSARDSHVPVLAPLPIGFAVFMVHLATIPITGTGINPARSLGAAVIYNNEKAWDDHWIFWVGPFIGAAIAALYHQYVLRASATKFGSSASFGSR, from the exons ATGGCCAAGGACATCGAGGCGGCGCCACCCGGTGGGGAGTACGCGGCCAAGGACTACTCcgacccgccgccggcgccgctctTCGACGCCGAGGAGCTGACCAAGTGGTCCCTGTACCGCGCGGTGATCGCCGAGTTCGTGGCCACGCTCCTCTTCCTCTACATCACCGTGGCCACCGTCATCGGGTACAAGCACCAGGCGGACCCCGCCGGCCCCAACGCCGCCGACGCGGCCTGCAGCGGCGTGGGAATCCTCGGCATCGCCTGGGCGTTCGGCGGCATGATCTTCGTGCTCGTCTACTGCACCGCCGGTGTGTCGGGTGGCCACATAAACCCGGCGGTGACCTTCGGGCTGTTCCTGGCGCGCAAGGTGTCGCTGGTGCGCGCGCTGCTCTACATCATCGCGCAGTGCCTCGGCGCAATCTGCGGCGTCGGGCTCGTCAAGGGGTTCCAGAGCGCCTTCTACGTGCGCTACGGCGGCGGCGCCAACGAGCTCAGCTCCGGCTTCTCCAAGGGCACCGGCCTCGCCGCGGAAATCATCGGCACCTTCGTTCTCGTCTACACCGTCTTCTCCGCCACCGACCCCAAGCGCAGCGCCCGTGACTCCCACGTCCCA GTGCTGGCTCCTCTGCCAATCGGCTTCGCGGTGTTCATGGTGCACCTGGCCACTATCCCGATCACCGGCACCGGCATCAACCCGGCAAGGAGCTTGGGGGCTGCTGTGATCTACAACAACGAGAAGGCCTGGGACGACCAC TGGATCTTCTGGGTGGGGCCATTCAtcggcgccgccatcgccgccttaTACCACCAGTACGTGCTGAGGGCCAGCGCCACCAAGTTCGGCTCGTCCGCCTCCTTCGGCAGCCGCTAG